One window of Dysgonomonas mossii genomic DNA carries:
- a CDS encoding CD225/dispanin family protein, producing MLKYYYIDDISKLQCGPFTSNELLRKNISPETIVWRSGMADWAEAGTLQELNFLFDTKANAPQDRREEQQTPPPIRQQQNRQNPTYNSGQRYQYDDQHKWDGIIPMPKNWLIESILLTIFCCSPISLVGIFYAVKVETLYGKREYEASQEASRKAKLWTLWGIAFLPVIYMLLFILGLLAALSQY from the coding sequence ATGCTGAAATATTACTACATCGATGATATATCGAAGTTGCAATGCGGCCCCTTTACTTCAAACGAGTTACTTCGGAAGAATATCAGCCCCGAAACAATCGTTTGGCGTTCGGGGATGGCAGACTGGGCTGAAGCCGGAACGTTGCAGGAACTGAATTTCCTTTTCGACACTAAAGCTAATGCACCGCAAGACCGTAGAGAAGAACAGCAGACACCTCCTCCAATACGACAGCAGCAGAATAGACAAAACCCGACATATAACAGCGGGCAGCGATACCAATATGACGATCAGCACAAGTGGGATGGCATAATACCCATGCCCAAGAATTGGCTTATAGAATCGATATTACTTACTATATTTTGTTGTTCGCCGATAAGCCTTGTTGGAATATTTTATGCCGTGAAGGTAGAAACGCTGTATGGCAAGAGAGAATATGAAGCATCACAAGAAGCATCACGCAAGGCCAAACTATGGACGCTATGGGGTATTGCATTCTTGCCTGTTATCTATATGTTATTGTTCATTTTAGGTTTGCTTGCAGCTCTTTCGCAGTATTAA
- a CDS encoding DUF2752 domain-containing protein: MPKYLIRVIVIGCVLLLATIIYFLFSPAESAYFPQCPFHRITGFDCPGCGSQRAIHHLLHFRLKDAFASNPLLILAIPYLIIGIYFEYFGGKEKFPTARKILFGKRAIVIVLILIVLFWIGRNISFS; this comes from the coding sequence ATGCCAAAATATCTAATCAGAGTTATTGTGATAGGCTGCGTACTACTGCTTGCCACAATTATATACTTTCTGTTCAGTCCCGCAGAATCGGCATATTTTCCGCAATGCCCTTTTCATCGGATCACAGGGTTCGACTGTCCGGGCTGCGGTTCTCAACGAGCCATACATCATTTACTACACTTTAGGCTGAAAGATGCGTTTGCGAGCAACCCTCTCCTTATACTGGCAATTCCCTATCTTATCATTGGAATTTATTTCGAATACTTTGGCGGTAAAGAAAAATTTCCGACCGCACGGAAGATACTATTCGGAAAAAGGGCTATTGTTATAGTTCTTATACTGATTGTGCTTTTCTGGATAGGGAGGAATATCAGCTTTTCATAA
- a CDS encoding TraB/GumN family protein: MKNLVATFFALILFVAATTLTAQNETKYDNALLWKVSGNGLSKPSYILGTHHLAHVSYVDSIPGLRSAMETTEQTVGELLMSDQTAMQAKLQQAAMMPAGESYAALLSPDDYTKLDNGLKELFGVGLSQFGQLKPGMLSMLYTITLYTKFYPEFNPMAHEAIDGYVQRIATEKGKTVVGLETVEDQIYALFDAEPLKDQAVSLACYVVNSDKAKDMLDKLNAYYKAGQLTNMYNLAFNNPDDPCGVSQKSQNALNKDRNDKWIAKLPEIMKNKSSLIAVGALHLADKDGLLAQLAAKGYTVEAVK, encoded by the coding sequence ATGAAAAATCTGGTCGCAACATTTTTTGCACTGATACTATTTGTAGCTGCTACCACGCTCACAGCTCAGAACGAAACGAAGTATGATAACGCTTTGCTTTGGAAGGTTTCGGGCAATGGGCTATCAAAGCCTTCTTATATACTTGGTACGCACCATCTGGCACATGTGAGCTATGTAGATAGCATTCCGGGGCTAAGAAGTGCCATGGAAACTACCGAACAAACGGTGGGCGAACTTCTGATGTCTGATCAGACAGCGATGCAGGCCAAACTGCAACAGGCGGCGATGATGCCGGCAGGCGAAAGTTATGCAGCTTTGTTGTCTCCCGACGACTATACTAAGCTGGATAATGGATTGAAAGAGCTTTTCGGTGTTGGTCTCAGTCAGTTTGGGCAACTCAAACCCGGCATGCTTTCTATGTTGTACACCATCACGTTATATACAAAGTTTTATCCTGAGTTTAACCCGATGGCACACGAGGCTATCGATGGATATGTGCAACGCATAGCGACAGAGAAAGGAAAAACCGTTGTTGGTCTCGAAACTGTCGAAGATCAGATTTATGCTCTGTTCGATGCCGAACCGTTGAAAGATCAGGCTGTTTCATTGGCATGCTATGTAGTGAACAGCGACAAGGCAAAAGATATGTTGGATAAACTGAATGCATACTACAAGGCAGGACAGCTGACAAATATGTACAACCTTGCTTTTAATAATCCCGACGATCCGTGTGGTGTATCACAAAAGTCGCAAAACGCTCTGAATAAAGACCGTAATGACAAGTGGATCGCAAAACTTCCTGAGATAATGAAAAATAAATCGAGCCTCATTGCCGTAGGTGCATTGCACCTTGCCGACAAGGACGGTTTGCTCGCTCAGCTTGCTGCTAAAGGATACACAGTAGAAGCTGTGAAATAA